Proteins encoded within one genomic window of Streptomyces sp. NBC_01237:
- a CDS encoding ABC transporter ATP-binding protein yields the protein MRTALGTTAARRVRAVALAWICVTALEATVAALLAATLVHGTPLGWAVGTVILVLGATVLVSRGGYLAGAALATDLYRRLGHALVRLPLGWFTHDHRALANRIAGEGVPRLMGIPAHLVELLVRGVLTPPLVVLGLGIVVGRTHAVVLLGLLAVSGTAQTVAQRALARTDADRRTARAASTEALLEFSEHQELYRSVTGTAGAVRRLTDAWDREHAALRRLNAVSAPVTLVSALATALPTVGMLVLCVVLDAPAPTAFAVLLLTLRAAAPVDELALLGVTLGDTRSGIDRYASLVTVPPLPEPPHPRPLPDDTGLGIDRVAFAPALRDVSLTLPAGSTTVITGPTGSGKSTLLKLLLRGDDPDSGRVTLGGTDLRHLASADRLRRFAVLPQEPTLFDGTVADNIRVGDPNADTAALRDAALRAGLGTLLDTHPDGLDLQVGARGTALSGGERQRVALARALLRNAPVLLLDEPTAALDPVTGAHVTATVNALDCTRVVVTHHDPERWRPDRIVRLVDGSITDPEPAPAPAPAPAPARGTPSGRERDA from the coding sequence ATGAGGACCGCGCTCGGCACCACGGCCGCGCGGCGCGTACGCGCCGTCGCGCTCGCCTGGATCTGCGTCACCGCCCTCGAAGCCACCGTGGCCGCACTGCTCGCGGCCACCCTCGTACACGGAACGCCCCTGGGCTGGGCGGTGGGCACCGTGATCCTCGTGCTCGGCGCCACCGTGCTGGTCTCCCGAGGCGGCTATCTCGCCGGGGCCGCCCTCGCCACCGACCTCTACCGTCGGCTCGGCCACGCCCTGGTCCGGCTGCCGCTGGGCTGGTTCACCCATGATCACCGGGCGCTCGCCAACCGGATCGCGGGCGAGGGCGTGCCCCGGTTGATGGGCATCCCCGCGCATCTCGTGGAACTCCTCGTCCGCGGTGTACTGACCCCGCCGCTCGTCGTCCTCGGCCTCGGCATCGTCGTCGGCCGGACCCATGCCGTCGTGCTGCTCGGCCTCCTCGCGGTCTCGGGCACGGCACAGACCGTCGCCCAACGGGCCCTCGCCCGCACGGACGCGGACCGCCGGACCGCCCGCGCGGCCTCGACCGAGGCACTGCTGGAGTTCTCCGAGCACCAGGAGCTGTACCGCAGCGTGACCGGAACCGCAGGAGCGGTCCGCCGGCTCACCGACGCCTGGGACCGCGAGCACGCCGCACTGCGACGGCTCAACGCCGTCAGCGCCCCGGTGACCCTCGTATCGGCACTGGCCACGGCCCTGCCCACGGTCGGGATGCTCGTCCTCTGCGTCGTGCTCGACGCCCCTGCTCCCACGGCGTTCGCCGTACTCCTGCTGACCCTGCGCGCCGCCGCCCCGGTCGACGAACTCGCGCTCCTCGGGGTGACCCTCGGCGACACCCGCTCCGGTATCGACCGGTACGCCTCGCTCGTGACCGTGCCCCCACTGCCCGAACCGCCGCACCCGCGCCCGCTGCCGGACGACACCGGCCTCGGCATCGACCGCGTGGCGTTCGCCCCGGCGCTGCGGGACGTGTCCCTGACCCTGCCCGCCGGATCGACCACCGTGATCACCGGCCCGACCGGAAGCGGCAAGTCCACCCTGCTGAAGCTGCTGCTGCGGGGCGACGACCCGGACAGCGGACGCGTCACCCTGGGCGGCACCGATCTGCGGCACCTCGCCTCGGCGGACCGGCTCCGCCGCTTCGCCGTCCTCCCCCAGGAACCCACGCTCTTCGACGGGACGGTCGCCGACAACATCCGCGTCGGCGACCCGAACGCCGACACCGCAGCGCTGCGCGACGCGGCACTGCGCGCGGGCCTCGGTACTCTGCTCGACACCCATCCGGACGGCCTGGACCTCCAGGTCGGAGCCCGCGGAACCGCGCTCTCCGGCGGCGAACGCCAGCGCGTCGCCCTCGCCCGCGCCCTGCTCAGGAACGCACCCGTCCTGCTCCTCGACGAACCGACCGCCGCACTCGACCCTGTCACCGGCGCCCATGTCACGGCCACGGTCAACGCTCTGGACTGCACTCGCGTCGTGGTCACCCACCACGACCCCGAACGCTGGCGCCCCGACCGGATCGTCCGGCTCGTCGACGGAAGCATCACCGACCCGGAACCGGCACCGGCACCGGCACCGGCACCGGCACCGGCACGGGGAACACCGAGTGGCCGGGAGCGGGATGCGTGA
- a CDS encoding ABC transporter ATP-binding protein has product MLTSTGPGIGRALHGSVARLATGIGCAALAAGAGVALLAAVVEFVRAPDPRWVWWGALALVAAGALNSLSSWLAHGAEAEFEHRLRRVLAAHVSRLPTSALARLGAQGLRTRLDGDVSALHHAVAHLPGEIATVVIAPLAALVLLVGYAGPPGLLAVVPAALAAVFRLVVIPRLSRRYAADRGRTVGRIVTAVDDMVRGAVITQVHGDESGASARYAAATREFGHGFRDWVGRVATPAAVATALLQPSVTLVAAFCVGHRMPVWQLTAVCLFALASLAPVLRLGHGLDYLGAARDAARRIDALIAEPLLHPGPAGDSPAPRDETAGTPRAAGDPKPAPVLEAVTVREGGRRLVGPLNLVITPNAVTAVTGPSGSGKTTLLRLLGRGIDPDDGTIRLGDTPYRDLPLESMARRVATVPQSPDVLPRSVRENLLPARPRATDPELRAALAATALDVPLDAPAGPLSGGERQRLALARALLTQAPVLVLDEPTSALDPDTAEAVMNTLLTLPGRTIVLTTHDHALAARADHRIVLEHGEVVA; this is encoded by the coding sequence ATGCTTACTTCTACGGGACCCGGTATCGGACGGGCGCTGCACGGCTCGGTCGCACGTCTCGCCACGGGGATCGGCTGCGCGGCGCTCGCCGCCGGGGCGGGAGTCGCACTCCTGGCCGCGGTGGTCGAGTTCGTCCGCGCCCCGGACCCCCGATGGGTGTGGTGGGGCGCCCTGGCCCTCGTCGCGGCGGGAGCCCTGAACTCCCTGTCGTCCTGGCTGGCGCACGGCGCGGAGGCGGAGTTCGAACACCGGCTCCGCCGCGTGCTGGCGGCCCATGTCTCCCGGCTGCCCACGTCCGCCCTGGCCCGGCTCGGCGCCCAGGGTCTGCGCACCCGGCTCGACGGCGACGTCTCGGCGCTGCACCACGCGGTGGCCCATCTGCCCGGCGAGATCGCGACCGTGGTGATCGCCCCGCTCGCGGCGCTCGTCCTGCTGGTCGGATACGCCGGTCCGCCCGGCCTCCTCGCGGTCGTGCCCGCCGCCCTGGCGGCCGTGTTCCGCCTGGTGGTCATCCCGCGGCTGTCACGGCGCTACGCGGCGGACCGGGGCCGGACCGTCGGCCGCATCGTCACCGCCGTCGACGACATGGTCCGCGGCGCGGTGATCACCCAGGTCCACGGCGACGAATCCGGCGCCTCGGCCCGATACGCCGCCGCGACACGGGAGTTCGGGCACGGGTTCCGGGACTGGGTCGGACGGGTCGCGACCCCGGCAGCGGTGGCCACCGCGCTGCTCCAGCCGAGCGTGACCCTGGTCGCGGCGTTCTGCGTCGGCCACCGGATGCCGGTCTGGCAGCTCACCGCCGTCTGCCTCTTCGCCCTCGCCTCCCTCGCGCCGGTCCTGCGCCTCGGCCACGGCCTGGACTACCTCGGCGCCGCCCGGGACGCGGCCCGGCGCATCGACGCCCTGATCGCCGAACCCCTGCTGCATCCCGGTCCCGCGGGAGACAGCCCGGCACCCCGGGACGAAACCGCCGGTACCCCCCGTGCGGCCGGGGACCCGAAGCCGGCACCCGTCCTCGAAGCGGTCACCGTACGGGAGGGCGGACGGCGGCTCGTCGGCCCGCTGAACCTGGTCATCACGCCGAACGCGGTCACAGCGGTGACCGGTCCCAGCGGTTCCGGCAAGACCACCCTGCTGCGCCTGCTCGGCCGGGGCATCGACCCCGACGACGGCACGATCCGCCTCGGGGACACGCCCTACCGCGACCTGCCGCTGGAATCGATGGCACGACGCGTCGCCACCGTTCCCCAGTCGCCCGATGTCCTTCCCCGAAGCGTCCGCGAGAACCTGTTGCCCGCCCGCCCCCGTGCCACCGATCCGGAACTACGGGCGGCCCTGGCGGCCACCGCCCTGGACGTCCCGCTCGACGCCCCGGCCGGACCGCTGTCCGGCGGGGAGCGCCAACGCCTCGCCCTCGCCCGCGCGCTGCTCACCCAGGCCCCGGTGCTTGTGCTCGACGAACCCACCAGCGCCCTCGACCCCGACACGGCGGAGGCCGTCATGAACACCCTGCTCACCCTCCCCGGCCGCACCATCGTGCTGACCACCCATGACCACGCCCTCGCGGCCCGGGCCGACCACCGCATCGTCCTGGAGCACGGGGAGGTGGTCGCATGA
- a CDS encoding ABC transporter ATP-binding protein, whose translation MITFDQVAVQYDDTAEPVLRDVNLTVEEGELCLVVGHTGVGKSTLLGAVNGLVPHFTGGTLFGRVLVDGRNTADHPPRELADVVGVVGQDPLDGFVTDTVEEELAYAMEQLAVVPATMRKRVEETLDLLGLADLRHRALHELSGGQQQRVAIGSVLTAHPRVLVLDEPTSALDPTAAEEVLAAVTRLVHDLGVTVLLAEHRLERVVQYADRVIHLPGDGLVVSGAPAEIFRTSSIAPPIVELGRAAGWSPLPLSIRDARRAAAPLRTRLAGTVPPPVRPAPAQDRPELLAARGITVTYHGVPAVREVDLTLHGCEVTALMGRNGSGKSSLLWALQGSGPRRAGSVAVAAPGAPKPQDPRKLSAAAARRLVGLVPQTPTDLLYLESVKQELDQADAESGVAGDGIRARAVLDRLAPGIPDTTHPRDLSEGQKLALVLAIQLTAAPRVLLLDEPTRGLDYRAKSELIRIVDELAAEGRAVVISTHDVEFVARAADRVVVMAEGDVVADGPTTEVIVASPVFAPQTAKILAPLPYLTVAQSAARMPADETDPDS comes from the coding sequence ATGATCACCTTCGATCAGGTCGCCGTCCAGTACGACGACACGGCCGAGCCCGTACTGCGCGACGTGAACCTCACGGTGGAGGAAGGCGAACTCTGCCTGGTCGTCGGGCACACCGGTGTCGGCAAGTCCACCCTCCTCGGCGCCGTCAACGGCCTCGTCCCGCACTTCACCGGCGGCACCCTCTTCGGCCGGGTCCTGGTCGACGGCAGGAACACCGCGGACCACCCTCCCCGTGAACTCGCCGATGTGGTGGGGGTCGTGGGACAGGACCCCCTGGACGGTTTCGTCACCGACACCGTCGAGGAAGAACTCGCCTACGCGATGGAGCAGTTGGCGGTTGTGCCCGCCACCATGCGCAAACGTGTGGAGGAGACCCTCGACCTGCTCGGCCTCGCCGACCTGCGCCACCGCGCGCTGCACGAGCTCTCCGGCGGCCAGCAGCAGCGCGTCGCGATCGGCTCCGTCCTCACCGCCCACCCCCGCGTACTCGTCCTGGACGAGCCCACGTCCGCCCTGGACCCGACGGCCGCGGAGGAGGTACTGGCGGCCGTCACCCGGCTCGTCCACGACCTCGGTGTCACGGTGCTCCTCGCCGAACACCGCCTGGAGCGCGTGGTCCAGTACGCCGACCGCGTCATCCATCTCCCGGGCGACGGCCTCGTCGTGTCGGGCGCGCCCGCCGAGATCTTCCGTACGTCCTCCATCGCCCCGCCGATCGTGGAACTCGGCCGCGCCGCGGGCTGGTCCCCGCTCCCCCTGTCGATCCGCGACGCCCGCCGGGCGGCGGCTCCACTGCGCACCCGGCTGGCCGGCACCGTTCCCCCACCGGTGAGGCCCGCCCCGGCCCAGGACCGTCCCGAACTCCTCGCCGCGCGCGGCATCACCGTCACCTACCACGGGGTGCCGGCCGTACGCGAGGTCGACCTGACCCTGCACGGCTGCGAGGTCACCGCCCTCATGGGCCGCAACGGCTCCGGCAAGTCCTCCCTGCTGTGGGCGCTCCAGGGGTCGGGGCCCCGCAGGGCGGGCTCCGTGGCCGTCGCGGCGCCCGGTGCGCCGAAGCCGCAGGATCCCCGGAAGCTCTCCGCGGCGGCGGCCCGCCGGCTCGTCGGACTCGTCCCCCAGACCCCGACCGACCTCCTCTACCTGGAGTCCGTCAAGCAGGAGCTCGACCAGGCCGACGCCGAGTCGGGGGTCGCCGGGGACGGCATCCGGGCCCGCGCCGTCCTGGACCGGCTGGCGCCGGGCATCCCCGACACCACCCACCCCCGTGACCTGTCCGAGGGCCAGAAGCTCGCCCTGGTCCTCGCGATCCAGCTGACCGCCGCCCCCCGCGTACTGCTCCTCGACGAGCCCACCCGCGGCCTCGACTACCGCGCCAAGAGCGAACTGATCCGCATCGTCGACGAGCTGGCCGCGGAGGGCCGCGCCGTCGTGATCTCCACGCACGACGTGGAGTTCGTCGCGCGGGCCGCCGACCGCGTCGTGGTCATGGCCGAAGGTGACGTGGTCGCCGACGGCCCCACCACCGAAGTCATCGTCGCTTCCCCCGTCTTCGCCCCCCAGACGGCCAAGATCCTCGCCCCGCTCCCGTACCTCACGGTCGCCCAGTCCGCCGCCCGCATGCCCGCCGACGAGACGGACCCGGACTCATGA
- a CDS encoding ECF transporter S component has translation MTARAAAIRIHARAGTVIAMAAFLGIVAFFWPFLVAPGTFGSNYAPPLIFGVLLVIVLCVVISEIAEGGINSKALAMLGVLSAVNAAIRPLGAGTAGIETVFFILVLAGRVFGPGFGFTLGCTSLFASALITGGVGPWMPYQMFGCAFVGMLAGFLPKATGRCEVALLAVYGSVSGYLFGFLLNLSFWPFSLDPNSSIAYLPGLPFTEQFQRYLAFDLATSLGWDTGRAVTNFVCVCLAGPAVLTVFRRAARKARFQAPIRFAPRTPPAEHGPPKRPAP, from the coding sequence ATGACCGCACGCGCCGCCGCCATCCGGATCCACGCGCGGGCCGGGACCGTCATCGCCATGGCCGCCTTCCTCGGCATCGTCGCGTTCTTCTGGCCCTTCCTCGTCGCCCCCGGCACGTTCGGCTCGAACTACGCACCACCGCTGATCTTCGGCGTTCTGCTCGTCATCGTGCTCTGCGTGGTCATCTCCGAGATCGCCGAGGGCGGCATCAACTCCAAGGCCCTGGCCATGCTGGGGGTACTGTCCGCGGTCAACGCCGCCATCCGCCCCCTCGGCGCGGGCACGGCCGGCATCGAGACGGTGTTCTTCATCCTGGTCCTGGCCGGACGGGTGTTCGGCCCCGGCTTCGGCTTCACCCTCGGCTGCACGTCCCTCTTCGCCTCCGCCCTGATCACGGGCGGGGTCGGGCCCTGGATGCCGTACCAGATGTTCGGCTGTGCCTTCGTGGGTATGCTCGCCGGCTTCCTCCCCAAGGCCACCGGCCGGTGCGAGGTCGCTCTGCTCGCCGTCTACGGCTCCGTGTCCGGCTACCTCTTCGGCTTCCTCCTCAACCTCTCCTTCTGGCCGTTCTCCCTCGACCCCAACAGCTCCATCGCCTATCTCCCCGGCCTCCCCTTCACCGAGCAGTTCCAGCGCTACCTCGCCTTCGACCTCGCCACCTCCCTCGGCTGGGACACCGGACGCGCCGTCACCAACTTCGTCTGCGTCTGTCTGGCGGGACCGGCCGTGCTCACGGTCTTCCGCCGCGCGGCCCGCAAGGCCCGCTTCCAGGCCCCGATCCGCTTCGCACCCCGCACGCCCCCGGCCGAGCACGGGCCCCCGAAGCGGCCCGCGCCCTGA
- a CDS encoding energy-coupling factor transporter transmembrane component T codes for MSRTTTAAAEPPVSGLAPDAGGRRPPRTLHPVAWWIWALALATAVSRTNNPLLLFLVLAVLGYVVTMRRTEAPWARGFTYYLYLALTVVAVRVVFRAIFATGITPRDHFLFSLPHIPTPDWYAGIRLGGPVSLEALLSAATDGLRLACMLCCIGAANTLANPKRALRVLPGALYELGVAVTVSISVAPQLVQSVQRVHRAKRLRAGPSKGLRALRGIIVPVLEDALERSLRLAAAMDSRGYGRAGTATRRSRRATGALMLLGMCGLCAGAYGLLDATAPKLLGLPAMGAGALLCFAGLRLGGRRVTRTTYRPDPWHFAEWGVAACGVLSAVLLFTNAGFDAAELNPSIYPLSWPTLPLVPAAAILLAGTAGFLAPPPTAPARPAVPAQRTEEPR; via the coding sequence GTGTCACGCACCACCACGGCCGCGGCCGAGCCGCCGGTGTCCGGCCTCGCACCGGACGCGGGCGGCCGTCGTCCGCCCCGCACCCTGCACCCCGTCGCCTGGTGGATCTGGGCCCTGGCCCTGGCCACGGCGGTCAGCCGCACCAACAACCCGCTGCTGCTGTTCCTCGTCCTGGCCGTCCTCGGGTACGTCGTCACCATGCGCCGCACCGAGGCCCCCTGGGCCCGGGGCTTCACGTACTACCTCTACCTGGCACTGACCGTGGTGGCGGTCCGGGTGGTGTTCCGCGCGATCTTCGCCACCGGGATCACCCCTCGCGACCACTTCCTCTTCTCGCTCCCCCACATCCCCACCCCCGACTGGTACGCCGGCATTCGGCTCGGCGGCCCCGTCTCGCTGGAGGCGCTGCTCTCCGCGGCCACGGACGGGCTGCGACTGGCCTGCATGCTGTGCTGCATCGGCGCGGCCAACACCCTCGCCAACCCCAAGCGAGCCCTGCGCGTGCTGCCCGGCGCCCTCTACGAACTCGGCGTCGCCGTCACCGTCTCCATCAGCGTCGCCCCGCAGCTCGTCCAGAGCGTCCAGCGCGTGCACCGGGCCAAGCGGCTGCGGGCCGGGCCCTCCAAGGGGCTCCGCGCGCTGCGGGGCATCATCGTGCCCGTCCTCGAAGACGCCCTGGAACGCTCCCTGCGGCTCGCCGCGGCCATGGACTCGCGCGGCTACGGCCGGGCCGGTACCGCCACCCGCCGCTCCCGGCGTGCCACCGGTGCCCTCATGCTGCTCGGCATGTGCGGGCTGTGCGCCGGCGCCTACGGCCTTCTCGACGCCACCGCCCCCAAGCTGCTCGGCCTGCCCGCCATGGGCGCGGGCGCACTCCTGTGCTTCGCCGGCCTGCGCCTCGGCGGCCGCCGCGTCACCCGGACCACGTACCGCCCCGACCCCTGGCACTTCGCGGAGTGGGGCGTCGCCGCCTGCGGCGTCCTCTCCGCCGTCCTGCTGTTCACGAACGCCGGCTTCGACGCCGCCGAGCTCAACCCCTCCATCTACCCGCTCAGCTGGCCCACCCTGCCGCTCGTACCCGCCGCCGCGATCCTGCTCGCGGGCACGGCCGGGTTCCTGGCCCCGCCCCCGACCGCCCCCGCCCGGCCGGCCGTCCCCGCTCAGCGCACCGAGGAACCCAGATGA
- a CDS encoding prenyltransferase/squalene oxidase repeat-containing protein yields MGTEQQAKRQSGTGRRLLSLMTASFLTLGASVALFTVPDSAGAEPIERCTATSGAIVAVDFGPFGGKVERGCDTTPTTGYELLHTGGFTTEGTVHDGPAFICRIGKDSGTQYPTPEKEACVLTPQATAYWSYWIASPGQKNWTYSPLGAMARTPKPGDVDAWVFGGTDIGGTKGKPDFSPDDVRAAGGSTPDPTVPTDPPDVPAGAVDVLAATRWITGQLTDGKRVVDEGSTTPNHFLTTEAVFALASTDAKSRAAREIADFLATPAQTDAYAYPAGKDGIPDAGAAARLALVAEATGKDPRAFGGHDLLGDLLTYVCPRDIGDGETIDGCLTKGDFRTTGQSDAQAMAVIALLNGGVTPPAGAVNRLTGLQCEDGGFTSILIRSGGWCDSDANSTGLIALALKRAGGHDAAVQKARGYLKKSQLKSGAWPSASYLTTGSPASTAWAAQALRALGDAAFADAGVSWLSRHQFPGGGFGFEEDDTESRLFATTPVTVAGARSDLVTLTTRKTDPPTMPPAGDGPDLKKGVTYLTHPSRLIQGRYYEAGAGTGHADYGMTIDGAYSLAATGTDNATLRNIVDFFDKGGKDGRGRGIHDWTLIGTKYASGGSLGKAALLAEAVGRDPRDFGGRDLIAALAKGTCAARTSTRQECAAKGNYTYATSVFSQSLGVIAQLRAGEKAAAAEPVAYLKSLQTPSGAWVSLIGEPSGAEVDSTAMAAMAIDLLPDAASQAAADRAVAWLATQQKEDGGFPGASGNSVNSAALAIQGLSLDAPKYSAQIARARKFLASQQNRDGGFNIAKGGQPGSDVRASAQAVGGATGISFGLLTRDLDGTTPEPVPGTSGGTNGGTAGSSSGGDGSPVIVTPGEDAGGTGSSGGGASGSGGGSLASTGARVGGLAAAALVLALGGWGLTRAAGRRRENTGSEA; encoded by the coding sequence GTGGGGACCGAACAGCAGGCGAAACGGCAGTCGGGGACGGGACGACGCCTCCTCTCGCTCATGACCGCGTCCTTCCTGACGCTCGGTGCGAGCGTGGCGCTCTTCACAGTCCCCGACTCCGCCGGCGCCGAACCGATCGAGCGGTGCACGGCCACCAGCGGCGCCATCGTGGCCGTGGACTTCGGCCCCTTCGGCGGCAAGGTCGAGCGCGGCTGCGACACGACCCCGACGACCGGCTACGAACTGCTGCACACGGGCGGCTTCACGACCGAGGGCACCGTCCACGACGGCCCCGCCTTCATCTGCCGCATAGGCAAGGACTCCGGTACGCAGTACCCCACTCCGGAGAAGGAGGCCTGCGTCCTCACCCCGCAGGCCACCGCGTACTGGTCGTACTGGATCGCCTCCCCCGGCCAGAAGAACTGGACCTACAGCCCGCTCGGCGCCATGGCGCGCACCCCGAAACCCGGCGACGTGGACGCCTGGGTCTTCGGCGGCACCGACATCGGCGGCACCAAGGGCAAGCCGGACTTCTCCCCCGACGACGTCCGGGCCGCAGGCGGCTCCACCCCCGACCCGACGGTGCCGACCGACCCGCCCGACGTGCCCGCGGGAGCGGTCGACGTTTTGGCCGCCACCCGTTGGATCACCGGACAGCTGACGGACGGGAAGCGCGTCGTCGACGAAGGGTCCACCACCCCGAACCACTTCCTCACCACCGAGGCCGTGTTCGCCCTGGCGTCCACCGACGCCAAGAGCCGGGCCGCCCGCGAGATCGCCGACTTCCTGGCCACGCCCGCGCAGACGGACGCGTACGCCTACCCCGCGGGCAAGGACGGAATACCCGACGCCGGCGCCGCCGCCCGCCTCGCGCTGGTCGCCGAGGCCACCGGCAAGGACCCCCGTGCCTTCGGCGGGCACGACCTCCTCGGTGACCTCCTCACCTACGTCTGTCCGCGCGACATCGGCGACGGCGAGACGATCGACGGCTGCCTCACCAAGGGCGACTTCCGCACGACGGGACAGTCCGACGCACAGGCCATGGCCGTCATCGCCCTGCTGAACGGCGGGGTGACTCCCCCCGCCGGCGCCGTGAACCGACTGACCGGGCTCCAGTGCGAGGACGGCGGCTTCACCTCCATCCTGATCCGTTCCGGCGGGTGGTGCGACAGCGACGCGAACTCCACCGGTCTGATCGCCCTGGCCCTCAAGCGGGCCGGCGGTCACGACGCCGCCGTACAGAAGGCCCGCGGCTACCTCAAGAAGTCCCAGCTGAAGTCCGGGGCCTGGCCCTCCGCCTCCTACCTGACCACCGGCAGCCCGGCCTCCACCGCCTGGGCGGCGCAGGCCCTGCGCGCCCTCGGTGACGCCGCCTTCGCGGACGCCGGCGTCTCCTGGCTCTCCAGGCACCAGTTCCCCGGAGGCGGCTTCGGCTTCGAGGAGGACGACACCGAATCGCGGCTCTTCGCCACCACCCCGGTCACCGTCGCCGGCGCCAGGAGCGACCTCGTCACACTCACCACCAGGAAGACCGACCCTCCCACCATGCCTCCGGCGGGTGACGGGCCCGACCTGAAGAAGGGCGTGACGTACCTCACCCACCCCAGCCGGCTGATCCAGGGCCGCTACTACGAGGCCGGCGCGGGCACCGGCCACGCCGACTACGGCATGACCATCGACGGCGCCTACTCCCTCGCCGCCACCGGGACGGACAACGCCACCCTGCGCAACATCGTCGACTTCTTCGACAAGGGCGGCAAGGACGGCAGGGGCCGGGGCATCCACGACTGGACGCTCATCGGCACCAAGTACGCGAGCGGCGGCTCCCTCGGCAAGGCGGCCCTCCTCGCGGAGGCCGTGGGCCGCGACCCCCGCGACTTCGGCGGCCGGGACCTGATCGCCGCACTCGCCAAGGGCACCTGCGCCGCCAGGACCTCGACCCGCCAGGAGTGCGCGGCGAAGGGCAACTACACCTACGCGACTTCCGTGTTCTCCCAGTCCCTCGGCGTCATCGCGCAGCTGCGGGCGGGTGAGAAGGCCGCCGCGGCCGAACCGGTCGCCTACCTCAAGAGCCTCCAGACCCCCTCGGGTGCCTGGGTCAGCCTGATCGGCGAGCCGAGCGGTGCCGAGGTCGACTCGACCGCCATGGCCGCCATGGCCATCGACCTGTTGCCCGACGCCGCCTCCCAGGCCGCCGCGGACAGGGCCGTCGCCTGGCTCGCCACCCAGCAGAAGGAGGACGGCGGGTTCCCGGGCGCCTCCGGCAACTCCGTCAACTCCGCGGCCCTCGCCATCCAGGGACTCTCCCTGGACGCGCCCAAGTACAGCGCGCAGATCGCCAGGGCCCGCAAGTTCCTGGCGAGCCAGCAGAACCGCGACGGCGGCTTCAACATCGCCAAGGGCGGCCAACCGGGCTCCGATGTCCGCGCCTCCGCCCAGGCGGTCGGCGGCGCCACCGGCATCTCCTTCGGCCTGCTGACCCGCGACCTCGACGGCACCACCCCTGAGCCCGTCCCCGGCACGTCCGGCGGGACGAACGGCGGGACCGCCGGTTCCTCCTCCGGCGGCGACGGCTCGCCCGTCATCGTGACCCCGGGCGAGGACGCGGGAGGCACGGGCTCCTCCGGGGGCGGCGCCTCCGGCTCGGGCGGCGGGAGCCTCGCCTCCACCGGTGCGCGGGTCGGCGGCCTCGCCGCCGCAGCCCTGGTCCTGGCCCTCGGCGGCTGGGGCCTCACCCGCGCCGCCGGGCGCCGCCGTGAGAACACCGGGAGCGAGGCATGA
- a CDS encoding ABC transporter substrate-binding protein, producing MRRPLRPWTPLVGALLAATIALSGCTATKSTEGSAAPDAASGTSKGFPATFTNAWGTATVPAAPRRVVTLGYADTAVAGALGAHIVGAVKSYGSLSGETKDENLPYTEPLDDSVTWLDPMNINTERIAALRPDLILASTAFTLDEPTYKRLSTVAPVVAYEKRLYGADATDEALRIGRALGDEPGARKVLDTADRAVEKLRTDLPGLAGKTYLYGQARDGFAVMITEETNATARFMNRLGLTPLPAVANLEGKGSVPGAVDVSYERAALYDRADVLFMTYQSGALKEKFESDPVVSRLRIVKSDRYLPLGIEAATALQSPNAAAVPWLIGELRATLATAASAR from the coding sequence ATGCGCCGCCCCCTCCGCCCGTGGACACCGCTGGTCGGTGCCCTGCTCGCCGCCACCATCGCCCTGAGCGGCTGCACCGCCACCAAGAGCACCGAGGGTTCCGCCGCCCCGGACGCCGCGAGCGGGACGAGCAAGGGCTTCCCCGCCACCTTCACCAATGCCTGGGGCACGGCAACCGTCCCGGCCGCGCCCCGGCGCGTCGTCACCCTCGGCTACGCGGACACCGCCGTCGCGGGCGCCTTGGGCGCGCACATCGTCGGCGCGGTCAAGAGCTACGGCAGCCTCAGCGGGGAGACGAAGGACGAGAACCTCCCCTACACCGAGCCGCTCGACGACTCCGTGACCTGGCTCGACCCGATGAACATCAACACCGAGCGGATAGCGGCGCTCAGGCCGGATCTCATCCTGGCGAGCACCGCGTTCACCCTCGACGAGCCCACCTACAAGCGCCTGTCCACCGTGGCGCCCGTCGTCGCCTACGAGAAGCGGCTCTACGGGGCGGACGCCACCGACGAGGCCCTGCGGATCGGGCGGGCCCTCGGCGACGAGCCGGGCGCGCGCAAGGTCCTGGACACCGCCGACCGAGCGGTGGAGAAGCTCAGGACCGACCTGCCGGGCCTGGCCGGAAAGACATACCTGTACGGCCAGGCCCGTGACGGGTTCGCCGTGATGATCACCGAGGAGACCAACGCCACCGCCCGGTTCATGAACCGGCTCGGCCTGACCCCGCTGCCCGCCGTCGCGAACCTGGAAGGGAAGGGCTCCGTACCGGGCGCCGTCGACGTCAGCTACGAACGGGCCGCCCTGTACGACCGCGCCGATGTCCTCTTCATGACGTACCAGAGCGGCGCGCTCAAGGAGAAGTTCGAGTCCGACCCCGTCGTGTCACGGCTCCGGATCGTCAAGTCCGACCGGTACCTGCCGCTCGGAATCGAGGCGGCGACCGCGCTCCAGTCCCCGAACGCCGCCGCCGTGCCGTGGCTCATCGGTGAACTCCGCGCCACCCTCGCCACCGCCGCCTCCGCTCGATGA